The sequence below is a genomic window from Salicibibacter cibarius.
TAAACTTGGATGAGCACATTCGTCACTATGAAGAAAAATTAAACGAAAAGGCCGTTGAACTTTTCTCTGCAGCCAATGCCCTTACAAAGGGGAGGAAGGAAGCTGCCAAAATGCTTTCTGAAGCCGTTGAACTTGAATTGGCCGATCTGTTTATGGAAAAAACGCGATTTTCCGTATCTTTTCAACCTCCGATTCATGGCGAAGAAGTACAAAGCGACGGTCAGGTAAAAGCATTTACAAGAGATGGACAAGAACGTCTGGAGTTTTACATGTCGCCCAATGCCGGGGAGCCGGAAAAAGCTTTGGCAAAAATCGCGTCAGGCGGCGAAATTTCCCGAATTATGCTCGCCCTAAAGCGAATATTGTCACATTCATCGCAGCGAACGGCGTTGATTTTTGATGAGGTGGATACAGGCGTAAGCGGACGGGTCGCGCAAGCCATTGGCGAAAAAATCGCCGCGATCGCCGCCGCTGAAACGCAAGTGCTTTGCATCACCCATCTGCCGCAAGTTGCGGCACTGGCAGCATCGCATATGCATATCGCCAAAGAAGAAAATAAAGGACGTGTACACACGACGGTTACCGAACTTGGCGATACTGCCCGTGTTGATGAGGTGGCACGCATGCTTTCCGGGAGCGCGGTAACCGCGGCAACGCGAGAAAATGCGCGTGAACTGTTGAATTTTTCAACACCATGATCTGTTAAGCCAACTGTATACTGCCATGAATTCGCAATGCCGACCAGTTTAGGTCGGCATTTTTATTTGCTGTAAGTTATAATCCGACTCCCGCAAGGCAACATTATAAGTAACAAACGCGATGTGCGGGCGGGAGTGAGGAGTGAGCGAGGGTGAAATCCGACAGAAAAAGAAAAATGTTAGGCGCAATCTTACTCATCGCTGTGATGAGTTTAGGTTTTTTGCAGCCGGTTCAATCGTGGATACAGCTTCCTGACCAACTGACGATGACACCCGGTGAGGAGACTTCCGCTTTGGTGAGCTTCGAAAACAAAGTGCCTTCCATGTTTTCGGTAGAAGATCAAAAAGAAGATGCCATTCAGGTAACGGCAGGTTCCACACCGATCAAAAATATAACGAAAAACAAAGAGCCAAGAATCGAGGTCATCCCGGGAGGGCAATCCGTCGGAGTACGGTTAAGCGCACAAGGGGTCACGGTCGTCGGCTTCCATGCGCTTCATACGGAACAAGGGCAACAATCGCCTGCGGAAGCGGCAGGCATTCAAAAAGGGGATATTATCGTTAAGATTGATCAGCAGCCTGTTGAAGATTTGACGGAAGTCACGTCCATATTAAATTCTCCGGATGACCCGAAAACCATTCAAATCGAACTTATTCGTAATGGAGAAAAAATAGTAAAAAGCGTGCAACCAAGCGTCACTGCTTCCGAGGACTCGCAGCAGTTGGGGATGTACATTCGTGACTCCTCCGCCGGTGTGGGAACGATGACGTTTTTTGATCCGGACACGGGGCAGTATGGGGCATTGGGCCATGTGATTTCCGATGTGGATACAAAACAACCGGTTTCCATTCATGAAGGAGAGATCACACGTTCATCCGTGAAGTCGATCGAAAGAGGGAAAAGCGGCATTCCCGGCGAGAAACAAGCATCCATTGCCAATAAACAGGATGTGCTCGGAACGATTACAAAAAACAACACGTTCGGCATTTATGGGCAATTAAATGAAGGGCATGATTTGGAAAATGAAGGACAGGAACCGATGCCAATTGCATACGCGGAAGAAGTGGAAGAAGGACCGGCAAAGATTTTAACCGTCGTGGAAAATGAAGAAGTTGAAGCGTTTGATGTTGAAGTTATCCGTTCATCACCACAAAAACACGCAGCGACAAAGGGAATGGTCTTAAAAGTCACCGATGACCGTCTCCTTGATAAGACCGGGGGCATTGTGCAAGGAATGAGCGGCAGTCCGATCATTCAAAATGATAAAATCATCGGTGCTGTTACCCATGTATTTGTTAACGACGCCGCCACAGGGTATGGTTCCCATATCGAATGGATGCTGGATGAAGCCGGAATCGATACGGATATGGGAGAAGAAAGAAAGGCAAGCTAATTCAGCTGCCTTTTTTACACTTTAAGAATGTTTAACTTGTTAAAGGATTAAAGTATAAGATAAACTTAGGCTTCCACTATAAAGACTTGGTGGAAGCCAAGTTTTTATAATTTGCCTCTGCAAAACCGTAAAGATTTTTCGACAAAAGAGTGTCATAACGGTTCTTTTTACCAAGAATTTTGACGGATTATTATAGATAATAAAGTAAATTCAGTTATTTGATTGATTTTAATTTCAAATTATGGATAATCAACTATGAGGGCTTAGGACAAGTCATTTTTGAAGGAGGCTAAATGAATTGGAACCGATCAAAGTTTGTATTGCAGATGATAATCGTGATTTAGTACAAATGGTGGAGGAATATGTATCCTTGCAAGAAGATATGGAAGTTTCGGGTGTTGCTTACAATGGCAGAGACTGCCTGCAGGTTGTAGAGGAAACGCAACCGGACGTACTTATTCTTGATATCATTATGCCATATCTTGACGGCCTCGCCGTTTTGGACCGATTACAAAACAATAGTCCGGAAAAATCGCCTAAAGTTTTAATGTTAACCGCGTTTGGCCAGGAAGATGTGACGAAAAAGGCGGTGAATCAAGGTGTTGCTTATTACGTGTTAAAGCCGTTTGATATGGACATGCTTATTGATACGATAAGGGATTTAAGCGGCCAACCCGCCCCGCAAGCCGTATCCGTGCAAAGCAAAGAGCTGGGCAACGTGAAACAACCAAGCATCAATCTGGATCAGCGGATAACCGGCATTATACATGAAATTGGTGTTCCGGCACATATTAAAGGCTATATGTATATGAGGGAAGCGATTACAATGGTGTATAATAATATTGAATTGCTTGGTTCGATCACGAAAGAATTATACCCGGACATTGCCAAGAAATACAATACAACGGCCAGTCGCGTAGAAAGGGCGATCCGGCACGCGATAGAAGTTGCCTGGAGCCGCGGGAATATCGACTCCATCTCCCATTACTTTGGATACACGGTAAGCATGTCAAAAGCGAAACCCACTAATTCGGAATTCATCGCGATGGTCGCTGATAAGCTGCGGATTGAACATAAAGTGAGCTAAGCGTTTTATATGCCTCCTCCCATGGATCGGAGATACGTCCGGAATGTGGGAGGTTTTTTGTGAAAAAAAGAGTGCCCGCACAAGGCGGACACTCCCCGACACCGACATGGCCAAATGCAGGCGTCTCCCTAGGAAATAATAACGGACGGCGCAACCGTATCGGACGCCTAATCTGTTATAATTTCTATCTTATCAAAAAAATAAGTAAAATGCAAATTTTAATATTAAATACACGTTTTTTAGAGCATCTGCGTTTTGGGCATACTAATGGGAAGCAGTGGTAAAGGGGCAAAAAGATGAAGATAGGGGCGACAGAAGGAAAGCTTCATCATTTGGAATTTGATGTGAAGGCTTCGCACATAGGGAAGATTAATTTGGAAGATCTTTCGGAATATCATATGCAACAATTATTGAAAAAAGGCATTAAAGTGATCGTAAATCTTTAAAACCTCCTTGCAAGCAGCCGAGGCGCAGCTGGACGTATTTTTAACCTTAATGGCAAAAGCCGCCGCAACAGCAACAGGCCGCAGCCCTCTTTTTATCATTACTCCGACAAACGACGATGAACGTGCGCTTGTCGTCGTAAAACGCTATTTAAAAAAATTAACCCACATTTATTATCGTGCTTGACCGAGCGTGTCATACTGCGAGGAAAATGGGTTTCCATCCCGATCAAGCGCGCCCAGAGAGAAGATCTCGCGGAAGGTGCCCGTCTCATCGTTCCGTTAAGCCATGAAGGCAATGATCAAGCCTCTATCGTTAGGTTGCACCAGTTACAATTAACGTATACAACGTGCGAGTGGTTTGCAGGATTTGAAGAGACAGCGAGCGCGTTCTGTTAGTAACGGAACAATTTTTATGCTTGGCGGCGCTAAAAGTATGAAAGAAGCGAAAGCGCGAGGAAAGGTGGAAATTGGCGGGGCGAGCTCATGCAACTGTGGTTTGGTTCGGAAATCGTTGATGTGAAAGGGGTGGCAAAATTATTCGAACGGCCGGCCATCAACGGTTATCGCCTCGATTGGCCGGGACGATATCAAGTGTTGATGGATGGCTTTAAAAATTAACCCCACGCCATAAAAGCTTGGCGAAAAGCCAAGCTTTCTAACGAAAACGTGGGGAAACTTTGTTGTTTTTACGATCGCGATGAAAAATGAAACCGCCGATAAACGCTAATCCGGCGATGAAAAGCACAAGTCCGCCCGTGAATTGGAGCGCGTAGTTAGGGAACGGATCATGAAGAATGGAGAATAGCACATCCCGCATCCACTTTATGCCCAAGCCGGCGAAAAATACAGGGATCAATAATATAATAAGCGCAACGAGCCGCATTGTTTATCCTCTCTTTTCTCAGTATGGATCGCTGATTGCTCTCTTTAGTTTAACATGTTTGACGCCAGTGTCCCATTTTTTCCTTGCATGTCACGAAAAAATCAAGGATAGTAAAAGGAGGAATCCTTTTCGATTGGGGTGGGAAGGTTGAAGCGGGCAATGATCGTCGGGGGCGGCAAAGGGGGCACAGCGTTGCTCGGGAAGTTGAATGGCCTCGATTATATGGAAGTGGTCGGTTTGGCCGATCTTAATCCG
It includes:
- a CDS encoding DUF2627 domain-containing protein, coding for MRLVALIILLIPVFFAGLGIKWMRDVLFSILHDPFPNYALQFTGGLVLFIAGLAFIGGFIFHRDRKNNKVSPRFR
- the spo0A gene encoding sporulation transcription factor Spo0A is translated as MEPIKVCIADDNRDLVQMVEEYVSLQEDMEVSGVAYNGRDCLQVVEETQPDVLILDIIMPYLDGLAVLDRLQNNSPEKSPKVLMLTAFGQEDVTKKAVNQGVAYYVLKPFDMDMLIDTIRDLSGQPAPQAVSVQSKELGNVKQPSINLDQRITGIIHEIGVPAHIKGYMYMREAITMVYNNIELLGSITKELYPDIAKKYNTTASRVERAIRHAIEVAWSRGNIDSISHYFGYTVSMSKAKPTNSEFIAMVADKLRIEHKVS
- the spoIVB gene encoding SpoIVB peptidase, which translates into the protein MKSDRKRKMLGAILLIAVMSLGFLQPVQSWIQLPDQLTMTPGEETSALVSFENKVPSMFSVEDQKEDAIQVTAGSTPIKNITKNKEPRIEVIPGGQSVGVRLSAQGVTVVGFHALHTEQGQQSPAEAAGIQKGDIIVKIDQQPVEDLTEVTSILNSPDDPKTIQIELIRNGEKIVKSVQPSVTASEDSQQLGMYIRDSSAGVGTMTFFDPDTGQYGALGHVISDVDTKQPVSIHEGEITRSSVKSIERGKSGIPGEKQASIANKQDVLGTITKNNTFGIYGQLNEGHDLENEGQEPMPIAYAEEVEEGPAKILTVVENEEVEAFDVEVIRSSPQKHAATKGMVLKVTDDRLLDKTGGIVQGMSGSPIIQNDKIIGAVTHVFVNDAATGYGSHIEWMLDEAGIDTDMGEERKAS